AACTTAGATGGAGTACGAGTTGCAAAAACAATATCTAAAATATATTGAATCAATCGATCATCTAGGTAAACCTCTGAAACTATTTGACGAGCCTGAATTAAATCATGTTGCGTTAAAACAGGGTATACAGCAGCAGAAATATTATTACGACGTAAAATTTCTCGCTCCTGATCCATACTTGGATAAAAGACAGAAAGCTTAAACATAAAACGATCTACCTGAGCTTCAGGCAACTGATACGTTCCTTCATTTTCTATTGGGTTTTGTGTTGCAAACACCAAAAAAGGATCATCCAACTTGTATGTTGTTGATCCAATGGTAATTTGACGCTCTTGCATTGCTTCAAGCAAAGCTGATTGAACTTTTGCTGGCGAACGATTAATTTCATCAGCTAAAACTAAATTTGCAAAAATAGGACCCTTTTTTGTATCAAAGGTCATTGTTTTTGGATTATAAATTAACGTACCCACAATGTCTGCAGGCAACAAATCTGGCGTAAATTGTATTCTGCTAAAAGTTATTCCTAAGGCTTGCGCAATAGTTTTAATCAACGTAGTTTTTGCAACACCAGGAACACCCTCGAGCAAAATATGACCGTTTGTCAAAAGACCAATGCTACTCATCATGACAATTGACTCTTGGCCAACAATAACTTTTGCAATTTCACGCTTTAATGATTCAAACTTTGGATGAACTTGCCCAATGCTTTCTGCTAATTTTAATGAATTATGATGCTCCATAAAAAATCTCCAACCAGTTACATTTTAACAATTACATTTTATTTTTATCGTCAGGAATTTCTTGATGAATTGGTCCTTCGGTCAAGCCTCGAATAAACTGATAAATATATGGATCAGTTGATTCCCAAACGGTAGCCGCGTCAACAACGCTTACAATTTTTCCATGATACAAAAGAGCTATGTTGTCTACATACTTAAAAATTTCAACATCGTGAGAAATTACAACAGATGTTACGGTAAGTCTTTTTTGCATACCAGCTATCAATTCATGTACCACGCCAGAAGTAATTGGGTCAAGACCTGTTGTTGGCTCATCGTACAAAATAATTTCAGGATTTCCCATTAATGTTCTTGCAAGACCAACTCGCTTTTTCATACCACCTGAAAGCTCCGATGGATATTTATCAATCGTATCTTCTTTTAAATTTACCAAGGAAAGCTTTTCTGCCACTCGCTTACGAACGTCTGTTGGATTTACACCATTTTCTAAATCAACGATGCCAACATTTTCAAAAACGGTTAAAGAATCTAAAAGTGCTGCGAACTGAAATACATATCCAAACTTTTTAAAATTCTCTTCTCTTGCTTTTCCGGTAAGCTTTACAATGTCGATATCATCAACAAATATAGATCCGTCATCTGGCTCAATCAAGCCAATAATTTGCTTGAGTAAAAC
This portion of the Candidatus Dependentiae bacterium genome encodes:
- a CDS encoding ATP-binding cassette domain-containing protein — its product is MDKIKIVGLKKRFDENSRWISDGLDLEIPTGKTTCIIGQSGEGKSVLLKQIIGLIEPDDGSIFVDDIDIVKLTGKAREENFKKFGYVFQFAALLDSLTVFENVGIVDLENGVNPTDVRKRVAEKLSLVNLKEDTIDKYPSELSGGMKKRVGLARTLMGNPEIILYDEPTTGLDPITSGVVHELIAGMQKRLTVTSVVISHDVEIFKYVDNIALLYHGKIVSVVDAATVWESTDPYIYQFIRGLTEGPIHQEIPDDKNKM
- a CDS encoding MoxR family ATPase gives rise to the protein MEHHNSLKLAESIGQVHPKFESLKREIAKVIVGQESIVMMSSIGLLTNGHILLEGVPGVAKTTLIKTIAQALGITFSRIQFTPDLLPADIVGTLIYNPKTMTFDTKKGPIFANLVLADEINRSPAKVQSALLEAMQERQITIGSTTYKLDDPFLVFATQNPIENEGTYQLPEAQVDRFMFKLSVFYPSMDQEREILRRNNISAAVYPVLTQHDLIQARQIVSEVYLDDRLIQYILDIVFATRTPSKFGLDQLTPMIACGASPRASIAISQACRALAFLQGRHFVIPDDIKYVAGHVLRHRISLTYQAAAEDINSDKIVKAILDSVVVP